A DNA window from Phragmites australis chromosome 11, lpPhrAust1.1, whole genome shotgun sequence contains the following coding sequences:
- the LOC133885079 gene encoding transcription factor IBH1-like, with protein sequence MAAHTGSRCNPSTSTTRRARPLVSSAVAPRRPSPTKPTNNVAGDSKARTRRRDMEVRRKMEALRRLVPSGDGDGDEVDELLLRAAGYIARLQAQVTVMQLMVDVLEHA encoded by the coding sequence ATGGCTGCTCACACCGGCAGCCGTTGCAACCCTTCGACGTCGACAACGAGGAGAGCGAGGCCGCTGGTGTCCTCCGCCGTGGCTCCCCGAAGGCCCTCGCCGACGAAGCCGACCAATAATGTGGCCGGGGACAGCAAGGCGAGGACCAGGCGCCGCGACATGGAagtgaggaggaagatggaggCGCTGAGGCGACTCGTGCCGagtggcgacggcgacggcgacgaggtcGACGAGCTTCTCCTCCGCGCCGCCGGATACATCGCGCGGCTGCAGGCGCAGGTGACGGTGATGCAGCTCATGGTCGACGTGCTAGAGCACGCATAA